From a region of the Vagococcus coleopterorum genome:
- the recA gene encoding recombinase RecA: MADDRKVALDAALKKIEKNFGKGSIMKLGEKVDTQVQTIPSGSLALDVALGVGGYPRGRIVEIYGPESSGKTTVALHAIAEVQKQGGTAAFIDAEHALDPAYAEKLGVNIDELLLSQPDTGEQGLEIADALVSSGAIDIVVIDSVAALVPRAEIDGEMGDSHVGLQARLMSQALRKLSGSINKTKTIALFINQIREKVGVMFGNPEITPGGRALKFYATVRLEVRRAEQLKNGTDIIGNRTKVKVVKNKVAPPFKVAEVDLMYGEGISKAGELLDMASDRDIVDKSGAWYSYKEERIGQGRENAKKYIMDHPDMFAEIEQRVRNEYGIGEEVADETTETEAE; the protein is encoded by the coding sequence ATGGCAGATGATCGTAAAGTAGCATTAGATGCTGCGTTGAAAAAAATAGAAAAAAACTTCGGTAAAGGTTCAATTATGAAGCTTGGTGAAAAAGTGGATACACAAGTACAAACAATCCCAAGTGGTTCGTTGGCACTGGATGTTGCTTTGGGTGTAGGTGGTTATCCACGCGGGCGTATTGTTGAAATTTACGGACCAGAAAGTTCGGGTAAAACAACTGTGGCGTTACATGCGATTGCAGAAGTTCAAAAACAAGGTGGTACAGCAGCGTTTATCGATGCCGAGCATGCTTTGGATCCAGCTTATGCCGAAAAACTAGGCGTTAACATTGATGAGCTATTATTATCACAACCAGACACAGGGGAGCAAGGTTTAGAAATTGCTGACGCTTTAGTATCCAGTGGAGCAATTGATATTGTGGTTATCGACTCGGTAGCTGCTTTAGTACCTCGTGCGGAAATTGATGGCGAAATGGGTGACTCTCACGTAGGGTTACAAGCTCGTTTAATGTCTCAAGCTCTTAGAAAATTATCAGGTTCTATTAATAAAACAAAAACAATTGCGTTATTTATTAACCAAATTCGTGAAAAAGTTGGCGTTATGTTTGGTAATCCAGAAATTACACCGGGTGGGCGAGCTCTTAAATTCTATGCGACTGTTCGTTTAGAAGTTCGTCGTGCTGAGCAATTGAAAAATGGCACGGATATTATTGGTAATAGAACAAAAGTTAAAGTAGTAAAAAATAAAGTTGCGCCACCATTCAAAGTAGCAGAAGTTGATTTGATGTATGGTGAAGGTATTTCTAAAGCAGGGGAACTTTTAGATATGGCATCAGATCGTGATATCGTAGATAAAAGTGGTGCATGGTACTCTTATAAAGAAGAACGAATTGGTCAAGGTCGTGAAAATGCTAAAAAATATATCATGGATCATCCAGATATGTTTGCCGAAATTGAACAGCGTGTTCGTAATGAGTATGGTATTGGTGAAGAAGTTGCTGATGAAACAACGGAAACCGAAGCTGAATAG
- a CDS encoding CinA family nicotinamide mononucleotide deamidase-related protein: protein MKTEIIAVGTELLLGQTVNTNATFLSQELAQIGYEVYYQSVVGDNESRISELLEIAVDRSELVILCGGLGPTEDDLTKQAVANYIGTKLRTDDDALEKLTRRIQSAGRVLTENNIKQAQYIEGGEVIKNDRGLAIGSLTKYKNVYFLLLPGPPSELKPMVKTHVIPKLIELLPNQNLLTSKVLRFYGLGESGIADKLNDLIVAQTNPTIALYAKENEVTLRLTAKGILEKENLALIQPLEQEIIARLKEYFYGYGEENSLSQELFKLIPKESIIRIEDYFTEGRLGLSWQKVITSQASGVKLFNQNSNDELVLVDKSGDIVPKPYTTTTIKKIYSDDLSAPSGDIHITVLGDQYLEKSGQFYEAEVWAIISLNQEIFIKKSIFANNYDSVKNQSTLDITAFLLSVLKEQEQKANKHSQNA from the coding sequence TTGAAAACAGAAATTATAGCAGTAGGAACAGAATTATTACTCGGACAAACGGTAAATACAAACGCCACCTTTTTATCACAAGAGTTAGCACAGATTGGTTATGAAGTTTATTATCAAAGTGTCGTTGGAGATAATGAAAGTAGAATATCAGAACTTCTAGAAATCGCTGTTGATAGAAGTGAGCTGGTTATTTTGTGTGGAGGACTAGGGCCAACGGAAGATGATTTAACTAAACAAGCTGTTGCTAACTATATAGGGACGAAGTTACGAACAGATGATGACGCACTTGAAAAACTCACGCGACGAATCCAGTCTGCTGGCCGTGTCTTAACAGAAAATAACATTAAACAAGCTCAGTATATAGAGGGCGGTGAAGTTATTAAAAATGATCGCGGTTTGGCAATCGGTTCATTAACTAAATATAAGAATGTTTATTTCTTATTACTTCCTGGGCCGCCTTCTGAATTGAAACCAATGGTAAAAACGCATGTTATTCCCAAATTAATAGAGCTATTGCCAAATCAGAATTTGTTAACGTCAAAAGTTTTGAGGTTTTATGGGTTGGGAGAATCAGGAATCGCAGATAAATTGAACGATTTAATTGTTGCTCAAACTAATCCAACGATTGCACTCTACGCCAAAGAAAATGAAGTAACGCTAAGATTAACTGCAAAAGGCATCTTAGAAAAAGAAAATTTAGCATTAATCCAACCGTTGGAACAAGAAATAATCGCTCGCCTAAAAGAGTACTTTTATGGTTACGGTGAGGAAAACAGCTTGAGTCAAGAGTTGTTTAAACTTATTCCTAAAGAATCTATCATCAGAATAGAAGATTATTTTACCGAAGGTCGGTTAGGTTTAAGTTGGCAAAAGGTAATTACTTCTCAAGCCTCTGGAGTAAAATTATTTAATCAAAATAGTAACGATGAACTTGTTTTGGTAGATAAATCGGGTGATATAGTTCCTAAACCATACACAACAACTACTATTAAAAAAATCTATTCAGATGACTTATCCGCTCCAAGTGGAGACATCCATATAACGGTTCTAGGTGACCAATATTTAGAAAAGAGTGGACAGTTTTACGAAGCTGAAGTGTGGGCGATTATTAGTCTAAATCAAGAGATATTTATAAAAAAATCAATTTTTGCGAACAATTATGATTCTGTAAAAAATCAATCAACTCTTGATATTACTGCATTTCTTCTTTCTGTTTTAAAAGAACAAGAACAAAAAGCGAACAAACATTCGCAAAATGCTTGA
- the pgsA gene encoding CDP-diacylglycerol--glycerol-3-phosphate 3-phosphatidyltransferase, whose translation MIPLFLIIASEKLFFGNMTILGTELPINQFIAMLIFAGASITDWLDGVIARSQGLVTNFGKFADPLADKMLVMSAFIVLVGQNKIAPWIVAVIVCRELAVTGLRLLLVEDGEVMAAAWPGKVKTATQMLAIIFLLLNNAPFQAIGFPFATILVYICLFFTVYSGVDYFIKNSHVFKDSM comes from the coding sequence ATGATTCCGTTATTTTTGATTATTGCTAGTGAAAAATTATTTTTTGGTAATATGACAATTTTAGGGACAGAGCTACCAATTAATCAATTCATTGCAATGCTTATTTTTGCAGGTGCGAGTATCACTGATTGGTTGGATGGAGTGATTGCAAGATCTCAAGGGCTAGTTACGAACTTCGGGAAATTTGCGGATCCTCTAGCTGATAAAATGCTAGTAATGTCAGCCTTTATCGTATTGGTTGGACAAAATAAAATTGCACCATGGATTGTTGCGGTGATTGTCTGCCGTGAATTAGCAGTTACAGGGTTACGTTTATTGTTAGTTGAAGATGGAGAGGTCATGGCAGCTGCTTGGCCTGGAAAGGTTAAGACGGCAACACAAATGTTAGCCATTATTTTCCTACTTCTTAACAACGCTCCATTCCAAGCGATCGGTTTTCCTTTTGCGACAATCTTAGTATATATTTGCTTATTCTTTACAGTATACTCAGGTGTGGATTACTTTATTAAAAATAGTCATGTGTTTAAAGATTCAATGTAA
- a CDS encoding helix-turn-helix domain-containing protein: METIGDILKTARMRRGLTIEELQQSTKIQKRHLVSIEKNDFEALPGPYYARTFIRQYAAEVGVDGSYLISMYEGDKKPAVNKETPLSTRTETSIEKPVNRNVEVVKSNLPLAVLFFSAVLIILGIGYFTLKDGNDQPMITPPKEIVTETKVEDEKTKETSKETEEEKEPKEKNTESLTINYLGTEGYASNFSIANVEKDIDLELEAVNETCWVGIQVNGEYVHDEMLEPGKKSSYTFKDKPATVAVVVGNVSNMKVKMNGKDVDYNPEKEVAVKKDVNFSITYK, from the coding sequence GTGGAGACAATTGGAGACATTTTAAAAACGGCAAGAATGAGGAGAGGTTTAACAATTGAAGAACTTCAACAATCAACTAAAATTCAAAAAAGGCATTTAGTCTCGATTGAAAAAAACGATTTCGAAGCGTTGCCTGGACCCTATTATGCAAGAACTTTCATTCGTCAATATGCAGCAGAGGTGGGTGTTGATGGAAGTTACTTAATTAGTATGTATGAAGGCGATAAAAAACCTGCTGTCAATAAAGAAACACCGCTGTCAACTAGGACAGAAACAAGCATTGAAAAACCCGTTAATAGAAATGTTGAAGTGGTGAAAAGTAATCTTCCCCTTGCAGTTTTATTTTTTTCTGCGGTACTGATTATTTTAGGTATTGGGTACTTCACTCTGAAGGACGGTAACGATCAACCGATGATTACGCCACCCAAAGAAATTGTGACAGAAACGAAAGTGGAAGATGAAAAAACGAAAGAAACATCTAAAGAGACCGAAGAGGAAAAAGAACCAAAAGAGAAGAACACAGAATCGCTTACTATTAATTATCTTGGGACAGAAGGCTACGCAAGTAATTTTTCAATTGCTAATGTTGAAAAAGATATCGACTTGGAATTAGAGGCGGTTAATGAAACGTGTTGGGTTGGTATCCAAGTAAATGGCGAATATGTTCATGATGAAATGCTTGAACCAGGAAAGAAATCAAGTTATACCTTTAAAGATAAACCTGCTACAGTTGCGGTAGTTGTTGGTAATGTCAGCAATATGAAAGTAAAAATGAATGGTAAAGACGTTGATTATAACCCTGAAAAAGAAGTAGCCGTAAAAAAAGATGTGAACTTTTCAATTACATATAAATAA
- the yfmH gene encoding EF-P 5-aminopentanol modification-associated protein YfmH — MNKVENKNLDEVYYCDVLENGLQVTIVPKESFSKSYALFTTNYGSIDNSFVPLGESNVTAVPDGIAHFLEHKLFEKETGDIFQVFGQQGASANAFTSFTRTSYLFSCTEGFEANLKTLLDFVQEPYFTEETVEKEKGIIAQEIQMYQDDPNWRQFFGVIGNLYPNHPLSIDIAGTVKSIQTITAEHLHTCYQTFYHPSNMNLVVVGNVNPEETIALVKNNQSEKEFLQIKGIERRFPPFDKKNVIPKNRIQMDVNRSKVSIGIKGNHENISQENRVLYQAAANLLCQLLFGDTSTHYQTLYDQGLIDDTFGFEFTLDREFCFADFGGDTNRPEELASSIKEILLGAATDENLNSQHLDLLKRKATGKFLQSLNSLEYIATKLSQLPGNEKALFEYVAMIDSIQLDDIKMIAQELFVSDLMTEFYIDPLESLNKK, encoded by the coding sequence ATGAACAAAGTTGAAAATAAAAACCTTGATGAAGTATATTACTGTGATGTTTTAGAAAATGGGTTGCAAGTGACAATTGTTCCCAAAGAATCCTTTTCAAAATCCTACGCTTTATTTACGACAAATTACGGCTCAATAGATAATTCTTTTGTACCATTAGGAGAATCGAATGTAACAGCTGTCCCAGATGGAATTGCTCACTTTTTAGAACACAAATTATTTGAAAAAGAAACGGGTGATATCTTCCAAGTCTTTGGGCAACAAGGAGCTTCGGCAAATGCTTTTACTAGTTTTACAAGAACGAGTTACTTATTTTCATGTACAGAGGGATTCGAAGCGAATCTAAAAACATTATTGGACTTTGTTCAAGAACCGTATTTTACTGAAGAAACAGTGGAAAAAGAGAAAGGCATTATTGCACAAGAAATCCAAATGTATCAAGATGACCCGAACTGGCGTCAGTTTTTTGGAGTGATAGGTAATTTATACCCGAATCATCCTTTAAGTATTGACATAGCAGGGACAGTGAAGAGCATTCAAACAATCACAGCCGAACATTTACATACTTGTTATCAAACCTTTTACCATCCGAGCAACATGAATTTAGTAGTTGTTGGAAATGTTAACCCTGAGGAAACAATTGCGTTAGTTAAGAATAATCAGAGCGAGAAAGAGTTTTTGCAAATAAAAGGAATCGAAAGAAGATTTCCGCCATTTGATAAAAAAAATGTCATACCAAAAAATCGCATTCAAATGGATGTCAATCGTTCTAAAGTAAGTATTGGTATAAAAGGGAATCACGAAAATATTAGTCAAGAAAATCGAGTGCTTTACCAAGCGGCTGCAAATCTATTGTGTCAATTATTATTTGGAGATACATCGACACATTATCAAACTTTATATGACCAAGGTTTAATTGACGATACATTTGGATTCGAGTTTACTTTAGACCGTGAATTTTGTTTTGCGGACTTCGGAGGAGATACGAATCGTCCTGAGGAGTTAGCTAGTAGCATTAAAGAAATTTTATTAGGTGCAGCGACAGATGAAAATTTAAATAGCCAACATTTAGATTTGTTGAAGAGAAAAGCGACAGGGAAATTTTTGCAGTCTTTAAATTCCTTAGAATACATTGCGACGAAATTAAGTCAGTTACCAGGTAATGAAAAAGCATTATTTGAATACGTTGCAATGATTGATTCAATTCAATTGGATGATATAAAAATGATTGCTCAAGAACTTTTTGTAAGTGACTTAATGACAGAATTTTATATTGACCCGCTTGAGTCTTTAAATAAAAAGTAA
- the yfmF gene encoding EF-P 5-aminopentanol modification-associated protein YfmF: MNYQLKKGVNLHVVPTKKYKTIRVMIRFGTDLSVEKINQRTLLSSLLETNSKKYPSQQEMNEFLADLYGTSFGAAVGRKGDRHYLSVVLNTVNEKYLASKEPVLKIAFDFINEVIFHPNVKNGKFDDETFNREKENLVEYISSVNDDKQSQAALKVQKLYFEDSLEQGMASFGSSSGVAALTADALYSYYQEMLELDEIDIFVLGDVDPLEVRELSKVFGFTDREEISGSGLYKTRNIREVIEKTDELPVSQAKLNLAYQTGVFYHEKDYFPLIVFNGLFGGFPHSKLFMNVREKESMAYYASSSLDTFRGFLTVQTGIESKNKNKVVDLITVQLDSLIAGEITAEELSQTKEMLKNQYVSSLDNPASVLESEFIKIKYPQSDITQSKWMEQVESVTTADVADIARKIKLQIVYFMKGEE; this comes from the coding sequence ATGAATTATCAGTTAAAAAAAGGTGTTAATTTACACGTTGTACCTACAAAAAAATATAAAACAATTCGAGTGATGATTCGTTTTGGAACTGATTTATCCGTAGAAAAAATAAATCAGCGCACATTATTATCAAGCTTGTTAGAAACAAATTCAAAAAAATATCCTTCTCAACAAGAGATGAACGAATTTTTGGCAGATTTATATGGAACTAGTTTTGGAGCGGCTGTTGGTCGGAAAGGTGATCGTCACTATTTAAGTGTCGTGTTAAATACAGTGAATGAAAAATATTTGGCATCAAAAGAGCCAGTGTTAAAAATAGCATTTGATTTTATAAATGAGGTTATTTTTCATCCGAATGTTAAAAACGGCAAATTTGATGACGAAACCTTTAATCGTGAAAAAGAAAACCTTGTGGAGTATATTTCATCCGTAAATGATGATAAACAAAGTCAGGCAGCGCTTAAAGTACAGAAATTATATTTTGAGGATTCTTTAGAACAAGGGATGGCAAGTTTTGGTTCTAGTAGTGGTGTGGCAGCATTAACAGCGGATGCATTATATAGCTATTATCAAGAAATGCTTGAACTTGATGAAATCGATATTTTTGTATTAGGCGATGTTGATCCGTTAGAAGTGCGTGAATTATCTAAGGTTTTTGGTTTTACAGATCGAGAAGAAATCTCTGGCTCAGGATTATACAAAACCAGGAATATTCGTGAAGTAATTGAAAAAACAGATGAATTACCAGTTTCACAAGCAAAACTCAACCTAGCATATCAAACAGGTGTTTTTTATCATGAAAAAGATTATTTCCCATTGATTGTGTTTAATGGTTTATTCGGAGGTTTCCCGCATTCTAAGTTATTTATGAATGTCCGTGAAAAAGAAAGTATGGCCTACTATGCGTCAAGCAGCTTAGATACGTTCAGAGGATTTTTGACAGTTCAAACAGGAATTGAGTCAAAAAATAAGAATAAGGTAGTGGATTTAATCACTGTTCAATTGGATTCATTAATTGCAGGCGAGATTACAGCTGAAGAATTATCTCAAACAAAAGAAATGTTGAAAAATCAATATGTGTCTTCCTTGGATAATCCGGCATCCGTTTTGGAGTCAGAATTCATTAAAATTAAGTATCCGCAATCAGATATTACTCAAAGTAAATGGATGGAACAAGTTGAGTCGGTAACAACAGCTGACGTTGCTGATATTGCCCGAAAAATAAAATTACAAATTGTTTATTTCATGAAGGGAGAAGAATAG
- the mscL gene encoding large conductance mechanosensitive channel protein MscL: MIKEFKEFISRGNVMDMAVGVVVGGAFTAIVTSIVEGLITPLVGLVISAFGVENVGKLEFTFNGVDFKYGMVISGIIAFFITAFVVFMLVKGVNKVQSSAIKQEEEVAAEEPAAPTQEELLTEIRDLLSKK, encoded by the coding sequence ATGATTAAAGAGTTTAAAGAATTTATTTCACGTGGAAATGTTATGGATATGGCTGTCGGGGTTGTTGTTGGTGGTGCATTCACTGCAATCGTAACATCAATTGTTGAAGGTCTTATCACACCACTAGTTGGGTTAGTTATTAGTGCTTTTGGCGTTGAAAATGTCGGTAAATTAGAATTTACATTCAATGGCGTTGATTTTAAATACGGAATGGTTATTTCAGGAATTATTGCATTCTTCATTACAGCGTTTGTTGTTTTCATGTTAGTTAAAGGTGTAAATAAAGTTCAATCAAGTGCGATCAAACAAGAAGAAGAGGTTGCTGCGGAAGAACCAGCTGCTCCAACTCAAGAAGAATTATTAACTGAAATTAGAGATCTATTATCTAAAAAATAA
- a CDS encoding ribose-phosphate diphosphokinase — protein MSKHYFDPRLKIFALNSNKKLAEKIADAVGVELGKSSVNQFSDGEIQINIEESIRGDHVYLIQSTSYPVNDNLMELLIMIDALKRASAKTINIVMPYYGYARQDRKARSREPITAKLVANMLTAAGANRVLALDLHASQIQGFFDIPVDHLMAAPLLADYFVEHGYVGEDTVVVSPDHGGVTRARKLAEFLKAPIAIIDKRRPKANVAEVMNIIGNVKGKKCILIDDMIDTAGTITLGAQALKDEGAVEVLACCTHPIFSGPAFERLEASPIEKVIVTDSIYLSDERRTDMIEEVSVGALIGDAIKRIHENKPVSPLFEQKKKK, from the coding sequence ATGTCAAAACATTACTTTGATCCAAGATTGAAAATATTTGCATTGAACTCAAACAAGAAATTAGCTGAGAAGATTGCTGATGCAGTAGGAGTAGAACTAGGAAAATCATCTGTAAACCAATTTAGTGATGGAGAAATCCAAATTAACATCGAAGAAAGTATTCGTGGCGACCATGTTTACTTAATTCAATCAACAAGTTATCCAGTCAATGATAACTTAATGGAATTACTAATTATGATTGACGCTTTAAAACGTGCAAGTGCGAAAACAATCAATATTGTTATGCCATATTACGGCTACGCTAGACAAGACCGTAAAGCTCGTTCACGTGAGCCAATCACAGCTAAATTAGTTGCTAATATGTTAACGGCAGCAGGAGCAAATCGCGTGTTAGCGTTAGATTTACACGCTTCACAAATTCAAGGATTCTTTGATATCCCAGTTGACCATCTAATGGCAGCACCATTGCTAGCAGATTACTTTGTTGAGCATGGTTATGTAGGAGAAGACACAGTTGTTGTATCACCTGACCATGGCGGTGTAACACGTGCGCGTAAATTAGCTGAGTTCTTGAAAGCGCCGATTGCAATTATTGATAAACGCCGTCCAAAAGCAAACGTTGCTGAAGTGATGAATATTATTGGTAATGTAAAAGGAAAAAAATGTATCTTAATTGATGATATGATTGATACGGCAGGAACGATTACGTTAGGAGCACAGGCGTTGAAGGATGAAGGCGCTGTTGAAGTGTTGGCTTGTTGTACACATCCAATTTTCTCAGGTCCAGCTTTTGAACGTTTAGAGGCTTCACCAATTGAAAAAGTTATCGTAACAGATTCGATTTATCTTTCAGATGAGCGTCGTACTGATATGATTGAAGAAGTGAGTGTAGGAGCGTTAATTGGAGATGCTATTAAACGTATTCATGAAAATAAACCAGTTAGCCCGCTATTCGAACAAAAAAAGAAAAAGTAA
- the glmU gene encoding bifunctional UDP-N-acetylglucosamine diphosphorylase/glucosamine-1-phosphate N-acetyltransferase GlmU: MTKRFAIILAAGQGSRMKSKKYKVLHEIAGYSMVEHVIGNVEKLNPEKIVSVVGFGAESVKEKLGDRCEYALQSEQLGTGHAVLMTKELLASEEGTTLVVCGDTPLITADTLDALFTEHESSKAKATILTAHAENPFSYGRIIRNANGHVERIVEEKDANESERLVQEINTGTFCFDNKALFDALEQVGNDNAQGEYYLPDVIGILQQQGEIISAYQMAEFADSIGINDRIALSVATKTMRQRINREHMVNGVTFVDADSTYIDAGVVIGNDTVVEAGAVIKGNTVIGSNCFIGAHSQIVDSKLGDGITVTSSHIEGAVIGNGSDVGPFGRLRPGAVLAENVHIGNFVEVKNAQIANGSKVGHLTYIGDADLGKNVNVGCGTVFVNYDGKAKHQSVIGDNVFLGCHTSIVSPVNVGDGAFTAAGSTITKDVPADSLAIARSEQVNKEGYAKKLPYSN, encoded by the coding sequence ATGACTAAAAGATTTGCGATTATTTTAGCAGCGGGACAAGGTTCTCGTATGAAATCAAAAAAATATAAGGTATTACATGAAATTGCCGGTTATTCAATGGTTGAACATGTTATCGGTAATGTTGAAAAATTAAATCCCGAAAAAATTGTCAGTGTCGTAGGTTTTGGTGCTGAAAGTGTGAAAGAAAAATTAGGTGACCGTTGTGAATATGCTTTGCAATCAGAGCAATTAGGGACAGGTCATGCAGTCTTGATGACAAAAGAATTATTAGCGAGTGAAGAAGGGACGACATTAGTTGTTTGCGGCGATACGCCGCTAATTACGGCAGATACATTAGACGCCTTGTTCACTGAGCACGAATCAAGTAAAGCTAAAGCAACTATCTTAACAGCGCATGCTGAAAACCCATTTTCATACGGTCGCATTATTCGTAATGCTAATGGTCATGTTGAAAGAATTGTTGAGGAAAAGGATGCGAATGAATCAGAACGCCTAGTTCAAGAAATTAATACCGGAACGTTCTGTTTTGATAACAAAGCCTTGTTTGATGCTTTAGAGCAAGTTGGCAATGACAATGCTCAAGGTGAATATTATTTACCGGATGTTATCGGCATCTTACAACAACAAGGTGAAATTATTTCAGCTTATCAAATGGCAGAATTTGCAGATTCAATCGGAATTAACGATCGTATTGCATTATCTGTTGCAACAAAAACAATGCGTCAACGTATCAATCGTGAACACATGGTTAATGGTGTGACATTTGTTGATGCAGACAGTACTTATATTGATGCTGGCGTAGTCATTGGAAATGATACGGTTGTTGAAGCGGGTGCAGTCATCAAAGGCAACACTGTGATTGGTTCAAACTGCTTCATTGGAGCCCATTCGCAAATCGTGGATAGCAAACTGGGTGACGGTATTACAGTGACATCTTCTCACATTGAAGGAGCTGTGATAGGGAATGGCAGTGATGTTGGACCATTTGGACGTTTACGTCCGGGAGCTGTTTTGGCAGAGAATGTTCATATTGGTAACTTTGTAGAGGTTAAAAATGCCCAAATTGCAAATGGATCAAAAGTCGGGCACTTAACATATATTGGAGATGCTGATTTAGGTAAGAATGTAAATGTTGGTTGTGGCACAGTGTTTGTTAATTATGATGGCAAAGCAAAACATCAATCAGTTATTGGAGATAATGTCTTCCTAGGATGTCATACAAGTATTGTTTCACCTGTTAATGTTGGTGATGGAGCATTTACTGCAGCAGGATCAACGATTACTAAAGATGTTCCAGCTGATTCATTAGCGATTGCGCGTTCGGAACAAGTCAATAAAGAAGGATATGCTAAAAAACTACCATATTCTAATTAA
- the purR gene encoding pur operon repressor: MKVRRSERLVDMTQYLLEHPHTLITLPFFAKRYGSAKSSISEDLGIIKKTFIARDKGFLETLPGAAGGVRFIPKMSESSALEIVEELCKRLSEKDRLLPGGYVYLSDLLGEPELLRQVGQIIASKYSDQKIDAVMTVATKGVPIAQAVAYHLNVPFVIVRRDSKITEGSTVSVNYVSGSSERIEKMELSKRSLKRGSRVLVVDDFMKGGGTVNGMKGLIEEFESELAGIMVFAESTFSGRRMIDSYDSLLCVEAVDSQTKTIKVVPGNYFK; encoded by the coding sequence ATCAAAGTCCGGAGAAGTGAACGCTTAGTTGATATGACTCAATACTTATTAGAGCATCCCCATACACTGATAACATTACCGTTTTTTGCAAAACGTTATGGTTCTGCTAAATCCTCTATTAGTGAGGACTTAGGAATTATTAAAAAAACCTTTATCGCTAGAGATAAAGGCTTCTTAGAAACGTTACCTGGGGCAGCAGGAGGAGTCAGATTTATTCCTAAAATGTCAGAATCAAGTGCCCTTGAAATAGTGGAAGAACTTTGCAAACGATTGTCAGAAAAAGATCGTTTATTGCCAGGAGGTTACGTTTATCTCTCTGATTTACTTGGAGAGCCAGAATTACTACGCCAAGTTGGGCAGATTATTGCCTCGAAATATTCTGATCAAAAGATCGATGCGGTGATGACAGTAGCGACGAAAGGTGTACCAATTGCACAAGCAGTTGCCTATCATTTGAACGTACCATTCGTGATTGTGAGACGAGATTCTAAAATTACGGAAGGTTCAACGGTTAGTGTCAATTATGTTTCTGGTTCTTCAGAAAGAATTGAGAAAATGGAACTATCAAAACGAAGCTTAAAGCGTGGGTCACGCGTGCTCGTTGTAGATGACTTCATGAAGGGTGGAGGAACAGTTAACGGAATGAAAGGTCTGATTGAAGAATTTGAATCAGAGCTTGCGGGCATAATGGTATTTGCTGAATCAACATTTAGCGGTCGTCGAATGATTGATTCTTATGACTCGCTTCTATGTGTTGAAGCCGTTGATTCACAAACAAAAACAATCAAAGTAGTTCCCGGTAACTATTTTAAATAA